The genomic window ATGGCTTCTTTAGCAGCTTTTCAGCCAGGGCCTTTAATGTCTATTTATTATGCTTCAAAAAGTTATATGCTATCTTTTTCTGAAGCTATTGCCAACGAGTTAAAAGGTACAGGTGTAACAGTGACAGCACTTTGCCCTGGGCCCACAAAAACGGCGTTTCAAGAAACGGTTTCTGAAGATGCCAACGATAATAAAATTACATTCAATATGGCGTGTGCTAAAGAAGTTGCGCTTTATGGTTATAATGCCATGTTAAAGGGTAAAAGTTATGCTATTCCTGGGCGTTTCAATAAAATTTTAGCTGTTATTCCAAGGTTTATTACTCGTAATGCGGCAACATCTATTGTTAGAAAACTTCAAGCTAAAAATAGAGAAGATTAGGGTTTTTATTCTTGATGTGTGTCTTTATTTATATTGGTAAATACCCAGTATCCTAGAATGAAAAAAGCACCAAATAATAAGGTAAAAAGCCAAACTTGCTTGTTTCCTAGTGGTTGCATGATCATGTTTATTATATCAATAAATAAAACTTTTGGGTTAGTTAAAATTTCCCAAGAATTATAGCGTAAAAAGCGACCTAAATACACGCCAAATGCGGATATAAAAAACACAAATGTCAAAATAAATCGCGTCTTTGTTTTATTTAAGTATTTCAATAAAATGGTTTTCATGTCGGTAACAGAAAAATAGAAAAGCATCATGCCGTTTAGTGCAAAGGCGGAAATTAATAAAATATCTAGCCAAAATATATGTGGTTGGTTATATCTTAAATGCCACATATCAGTTAATATATAAGGCGCATTAGGAAGAAAAAACAACCATACAACAAATGCCAAAAGCAGCGTTATTTTTTTAAGCTTGGGAACACTAACTAAATAAATTGTAATGGCATATGGAATGGCTGCTAAGAATAGATTCCAAACTAAAAAAAGATAGTTGTCGGAGTGCGCGAGTTTCATTCTAATCATAAGTAAAATTAGAGTAGAACTTATTGAAACGCTTAATAATGCGAGAGATTTATATCGGTAAGATATACGGTTGTTAATATAATTCATGAGGTTTAGAATTTAATTGTTCTATAATTAAAACGGTAATAATACCAAAGGTATAAGCAACTAAATCGCCTACTTGAAACGTGCTACCTAATATGATGGTTAGTAGTTTGTGATCTTCTAGATTTAATAATTTTAATAGATTGAAGTATTGTGCGAATTCTATTAAAAAAGCAATAATTAATACTGTCGCACCTAATTTAAAATGATTTATTTTTAAGAAGCTTTTAAAAAAGCAGTAAAGTAAAATTACCGATAGAAAATCTCCGAAGGTGTAACGTATAAAACCTGTTTTTAGGTATATAGCAATTAGTGTTTCTATAACGAGTAATAATAATGCAAAAGTAAAATATGTTTTGTTAAATTTTAATATCATTTTATGTTTATTTTTTTACCTAAAAATTTAGGGCCTACATTAAATAGCAAATCTATAGAAGCTTTTGTTCTTGCTAAATATTCGCGAATTCTAGTTTTAAAACTATACCGATTGGGGACATCTTTCGCGTTAAAAGCAATAGCGTGTATATCATAACTTTTGGCCAGATAAATGGCTCTTTCGTTGTGGAATTTTTGAGAGATAATAGTGAACTCTGTTAATCCAAAAACTTCTTTAGCTCGTACCATGGAGTCTAATGTTCTAAAGCCTGCATAATCCAAGTGAATTTTGTTCTTTGGAACACCATTACTAATTAAATCATTTTTAAAATCGGTAGGTTCATCATAATTTTTCCGACTGTTATCACCGCTAATCAGTATGTGTTTAATTTTACCAGAGTTATATAGATCTATAGCGGCTTCTAAGCGGTGTTTATAATATAAATTAATGCTGCCATAACTATTATACTTACTTGCTCCCAAAATGAGTCCAACTCGGTTTTTTGGGATTTCGGAAATAGAGTCGTAAAGTGTATTTTTTGCTTGATAATTCACCCAAATGTTTACACAAATGATGTAAATAAAAGCAATGCCACAGATTTTAATTAAGTGTTTTAAATACATCATAATAGGTCTTGAATTTGGGGTTTAATATTTTCGATATCTTTTATTAGCCATACCCAAGATTGTAGAGATGAAATGAAAGCGGCAACAAAAAAGCAAATTGCAAATTTGGATTGTATTAGTCCATAACTACATAGTGAGAATGATATAATAGCGTAATAAGGAAAATATTTTTGAAATACATCTCTAGCAGTGGTTTTATTATTTTTTGACAGAAAAAAAGGAGCGATTGTTAATGCAATTACAATGGTGTTACAGATAAAAATAGGTATGAATGATAATAATATAAAAGGAAACATATCTAGCTCAAAGTTTTGAGAAAAGATAATAGTCCAAAAAATAAAAGTAGACAAGCCAGTGGCTTTTAATATGGTATTTATCAGTTTCATAATCTTTTATTTAGATTTAATTTTTAGATTATCAAAACTCCATTCTTGCCAGTTTCTTTCATTTAGAGACGAAGTGTACTCCTTAAGTTTTTTATCAGCTAAATATTTTGATTGTCCTTTTGAATAGATGCCATCACCGTAAGTTTTTAATATAAAAGAGTTATTGTTCGATAGATTAACTAAGTAATCGAAATCTGCAGTAGCAGCGTAGTTTAAGTTGTATTTGGTAATTAAAGCATCCCAATTAAAGGCGCAAGAGATGATTAAAATAGCAAAAGCTATTTGAGAGTTAACACGGAATAAATACCAAAGATTTTTTACGTTGTAAACTTTTTTAGCGGTAGTTAAAAGTCCTACGAGTGTAAGTAATAAATACACAAAAACACCAATACGCTTATAAGTAAAACCAAAAGAAGAAATGTATTGGTAGTTTTTCACAACTATGCTAAAAACTAGTATAAGGTTAAGAGTGATCCAGACGTAGGTAAGATTTTTTAAAGTTTGATTACATTTGTAAAAGTTTAAGTCTCCTCTAAAGAAGTATAAAATTATTATAATAGCCATAATAATTGATGCAATAAGTGCATATATGCCACTGTGAACTTGATTCGATAATTCGGCGGCATTCAAATCTTTTATTTCAACTAAGTAAACAATGTCTGTAATTAAGAAAAGAATGATTAGTGTATTGAGCATTACCATAAGAATAAGTGCCAATTGATTTTCTTTTTTTAGGTTTTCTTCCGAAATATTTTTTTTGTTTTTTAAAAAATTTCCAATTTTTAAATCATTCTCTGTTGCCGGATTAACTTTTATAGGTGTTGAGATGTTGATAAGTAAAAAGTAACCTAATGCTGAAAATAGTATCCATTTTAAATTTATAAAATCGAAATTTATTTTTGAGATAAAATCATGAAACAATGGGTTTCCGTTACTGTAAAAACCTATAAAGACAAGCACAATCATTAAGGGAATACCTATAATTTTCACTAAGTGTAAATAATCTATATCTTTTTTATGTTGAGTGTTTTCCTCGGTTTTTGGTTTGTTTAGAATCTTGTGAAAATAACCAGCAATTGTGGTATAAATACCATTTAGCCAATTAACATAGATCGAAGAGCCGCGTTCTGAGACATGACCTATTAATGTTAAAAATGCTATGCAATTGGCAATAATGGCTAAGCTAGATTGAAATAGAAAAATGGAAGTAGCTGTAATGAGGTAAATGAAAGTATATGCCAATACACTTTTTTGTTTGAAAGCTTTTCGATTATAATTTGCTAGAACAAGAATGGTTAATAAGCTAAATAATGATAAGTTTAGGCCTATATTTTGGTCGTAAAATAAAGTGCTGAATAATAGTGAGCCAATAAGTAAAGGAAGGTTTTTCATTTTTAAATTGTTTTTTATTAGGAGTTGATTGATTTTACTTGTTTTTTTGAAAAAATGGCTTCTCTAAAATCATTAATTGAAACCAACAATAAATTTTTGTAGTTCAAATGATGAAACGCGTTAGCTTGTTTACCAATACAAAAAGATTTATAATAATATCTGTAATACTCAGGAAGTATAATACTACCAATTGTAGCAGCTCCAATAGCGTATAGACTTCTTTTTCCGTTACCAATACATAAGTATTGTAACGCTATTTCATCTTCCACATTGGTTTTGTAGCCTGTTAGTGTATGGTAGGCATCATGTCGTTCACCTTTAGGTATAAGTTCAAAATTATATTTGCTTAAAAAGAGACCGAGATGTTTTCCGAAAGAATCTTCGGGGTAATTTAAAAGTTGGTTTTTTTTAATACCCCATGGTTTACGGGTCAAAAAAAGATCTCCATAAAGTTTTTGGGCTTTTTTAAATAACCAGGTTAATAATTTTTTTCTATTTTTCATATGTAAAGTACTTTGAATTTCAAAGTAAAAGGTTAAAAAAAACATTTTGTTGTTTTCTTGAGACTAAAGTCTAGCTTTTATTAATTAATTTTTCGAGTGCATTAATGTGTTTTTTAAACTCAGCACGACCTAAACCGGTAGTAGAGTAACGGGTGTTCGGTTTGCGGCCTATAAACTGTTTTTCAACTTTTATGTATTCCACTTTTTCTAGAGCTTTGGTATGGCTAGCAATGTTACCATCGGTGGCGCCTAAAAGTTCTTTTAGCATATTAAAATCGGCATACTCGTTCACCATTAAAATAGACATAATACCTAATCTAATTCTATGATCGAATGCTTTATTTATATTGGTTATTATGCTCATAGATCTAAATTCGTTTGCTTTTAGATTTTATTATTTCGTTATCATTAATCGTTTTAATTTTACCAAAAAGAAACGTTACTGCAAACGCAAAAGCACCAATAAATAAGGAAAAAGGAATTAATACTACCGCACCTTGCTTTATGGTTTTACGTTTTGCACCTTGGGCTGTAATATTTTGAGATTCTGAAGTGAGTTCTTCTTTATCTATAATACCATTTTTATTTACGTCGTAAAGTGCAAATTCTTGCTCGTAACTTTCATTGGAATAATATAGGTATGCCAATCCGAGGCCGTAAATAATTACGGAAGTGATTACTGCAATTATGATTGCTTTGTTCATTTTGTATCGTATTTAAAGTGCATAATGCTACCGTATATTATGTGCATTATTCCAAAGCCTAATACCCATAGCCAAAAACCGTATCCAGGAAGTAGCGTGGCAATTAAACCTAAAACTATTTCTATATAACCTAAATAACGAATATCTCCAATGCTGTATTTTGATGCGTTTACTAAAGCTAATCCATAGAATATAAGCATTAAGCCACCGGTTTGTCCGTATTTGCCATGGCTTAATATAATTAGGATATACAAACCGCCGGCAATTAACGGAATTAAAAAATTAATAACTAATCGCTTTGATGTGACGTCCCACATTTTAGCACCTGTTTTTTTAGCTTTTTTTGCTGAAAGTATGTAGCCCGTTAAGGCGCTAAAACCAGCAACCAAAGCTAAAATAAACATAACGATTCTAAAAATTTTACCATCTAGAATTAACGTACCGTAACTGTATTGGTTAACAAGCCAATAAGCGGCGGCTGCACCAATAAGTGCATATGTTCCTGCTAAAATTCCAGATAAACCACTTAAGGAAATAAATCGGGTAGATTTATTCATTAAATCTTTAATGTCCGATATGTCTTTTAAATAATCTTTTGATTCCATATAAAAGTACTTTGAAATGCAAAGTAAATAAATATTTCTGAATTTTCGACTACTTATTTTTATTAAATTTGAAAATAAACTACTTGATGTGAATCCGATAGATAATTATTTTATAAGTCAGAAAGAACCTTACCAAGCGATTATGTTGTTTGTGCGAAGCGTTATTTTAAAGACTTTGCCAGAGGTAGAAGAGCGGTATAGTTATAAAATTCCGTTTTATAATTGCCATAAAAAGCCTATGATTTATATTAATATTTTGAAAGGGAAAAATTATGTTGATGTGGCTTTTGTGCAAGGGGTTTTGCTAGAAAAAGAGTTTTCTGTTTTGAAAAATGATAATAAACGAAAGCAAGTACGTTCTATTCAATTAAAAACTTTGGGAGATTTAGATTATGATGTTTTTGTTGAATTACTACACGCCGCATCAAAATTGTTAAGCGAAAGCAAAAGGGCTTGGTTTATTGATTGAGACTTTTAATGTTATAAGATTTATTTAAATTTGAAATGACTTTTGATTAATATTAATTTTGCAAACAAGCTTTCGTATTCTGTTTGTGCTATACTTGGCTGGTAATTGCGGGAGCGATAGTAGCGGCATCCTTTTTGTAAAAATAAAATGCCATAAACCACAGTTTTACCTTTGGGTTTATGGCATATAAATAAGTTTAATATATGGCTACTACTTTACAAAAAGATACAGCGGATAGCGCGGTTTTTATTTTTCTTAAAAACCCGCCCAACACGTTTTAAATATTGAAAATTCCTCCAAAGGCAACAACGCGTTGTAAATAAGTAAAATGTTGAGATGCACTATCGCTAGAGCTTGATGTGGTGCGAATATTTGGCATGTTTATATAACCACCTTTTAAATCGAGTTGCATAAAAAAGTGCTTGAAAAAAGTGAAATTAATTCCTGCTCGGGCTGATACTCCATAACCGGCTACATGAAATTCGTCGTTTCGTTCTTTTAATAACAATGTGCTGTTTGTTTTTGGGAATAATACGCCACCACCGATGCCTTCGGTTAAATTAATTTGAAATTTATCGATGTTTGGAAGATTGAAAAAGGATGAAATATCGTCGTGTCTAGCTATTTCTGTATGGATATAATTTAACCCATCTGTATGTTCGAAAGCTAAAAAATCTTCAGATAGGTAGGTGGCTTTGTTGTTGTAAATGCCATTAAATTGTGAGCCTTCTTCTGTGGTTGGAAGATCGATGTATCCGCTTAAATCTCTGGTTCTATCTTGTTCCATAACGTATTTCATGTGGTCTAAACCTAAAGAAATGGAATACTTGTCTGAAATGAAATACCCGAGTTTGAAATTGGTTTGAGGGATAGTCATTCGAGTTGGATTGAAATAATCGATGTGCCAACCTTTTGGTTTATCGTGTGCTGTAGCGTCTTTTATTGTAAAATTATAATCGTCGCCTTCAAAATGAATATCCGACTTGCTATAAGATTCTCTATTACCTCCCCAACTTACAAAGAATTTACCTTTGTTCGATGCGGTATATTTTACGGATTCTATGTCTTGGGCAAAGGCACTGAAATTAATAATACTTATAATAAATATAAGGATGTGCAGGTTTGATTTCATTATTACTTTTTTTTGAAGCGTTTTATAAAGATTGTACTGTTTTTCTAATTTTAACGAGATTACTAAGAAGATTTTCTAAATTATCTAAGTGTAACATATTAGCGCCATCGCTTTTTGCATTAGCAGGGTCGAAATGCGTTTCAATAAATAGGCCATCAACATTATTAACAATACCTGCGCGGGCAATGGTTTCAATCATATCTGGGCGTCCGCCAGTAACACCTGCAGTTTGGTTGGGTTGTTGCAGTGAGTGAGTAACATCGAGTACAACGGGTGCGTATTGTTTCATGGTTGGAATACCACGGAAATCTACAATCATGTCTTGGTAGCCAAACATGGTACCGCGATCTGTAATCCAAGCTTTATCGCTTCCGGCATCTTTTACTTTTTGCACAGCATGTTTCATGGCCTCCGGACTCATAAATTGTCCTTTTTTAAGGTTTACTACTTTACCTGTTTTTGCTGCAGCTACAACTAAATCGGTTTGGCGTACTAAAAAGGCTGGTATTTGTAAAACATCTACATATTGTGCGGCTAGTGCAGCATCGGATATTTCATGAATATCGGTTACCGTTGGTACATCGAAAGCTTCTGATACTTTCGCTAATATTTCTAAAGCTTTTTCGTCGCCAATGCCTGTAAAACTATCAATTCTGCTACGGTTTGCTTTCTTAAAACTACCTTTAAATATATAAGGAATTTCTAATTTATTAGTAATAGTAATTACTTTTTCGGCAATACGCATAGCCATATCTTCGCCTTCTATAGCACAAGGGCCGCAAAGAAGAAAGAAATTATTTGAACTGACGTGCTTTATTTTTGGAATATCTTGAAGATTCATCGACTTGAATTTAGGCGACAAAGATAATCAAATTAAAAACTACTTCTAAGGCTGTTTTTTATAATCCACATAGCCATAATAAAGTTCGTTAGCACAAATAATCCGGCGCTTACCATAACACTGTTTGAATTGATGGTTAAGCTGCTGAAATCGATAATTTTAGATAGATATGCTATAATTAAATATGATGATAGGCAAACAAAGGTAATACCAAGTGTGAAATTTAATTTTTTATTCGGTTT from Algibacter sp. L1A34 includes these protein-coding regions:
- a CDS encoding SDR family NAD(P)-dependent oxidoreductase; amino-acid sequence: MLLAKDAYKLILVDIDFVKLTEVKTEVETEFDVEVIALTKDLSLPNVSQDIINDIGDAPIDVLINNAGFGLFGTFAETSWERELAMLNVHVITTTHLTKLVLDGMVKRGSGKILNMASLAAFQPGPLMSIYYASKSYMLSFSEAIANELKGTGVTVTALCPGPTKTAFQETVSEDANDNKITFNMACAKEVALYGYNAMLKGKSYAIPGRFNKILAVIPRFITRNAATSIVRKLQAKNRED
- a CDS encoding DUF1361 domain-containing protein; amino-acid sequence: MNYINNRISYRYKSLALLSVSISSTLILLMIRMKLAHSDNYLFLVWNLFLAAIPYAITIYLVSVPKLKKITLLLAFVVWLFFLPNAPYILTDMWHLRYNQPHIFWLDILLISAFALNGMMLFYFSVTDMKTILLKYLNKTKTRFILTFVFFISAFGVYLGRFLRYNSWEILTNPKVLFIDIINMIMQPLGNKQVWLFTLLFGAFFILGYWVFTNINKDTHQE
- a CDS encoding DUF2809 domain-containing protein, producing the protein MILKFNKTYFTFALLLLVIETLIAIYLKTGFIRYTFGDFLSVILLYCFFKSFLKINHFKLGATVLIIAFLIEFAQYFNLLKLLNLEDHKLLTIILGSTFQVGDLVAYTFGIITVLIIEQLNSKPHELY
- a CDS encoding vancomycin high temperature exclusion protein; protein product: MMYLKHLIKICGIAFIYIICVNIWVNYQAKNTLYDSISEIPKNRVGLILGASKYNSYGSINLYYKHRLEAAIDLYNSGKIKHILISGDNSRKNYDEPTDFKNDLISNGVPKNKIHLDYAGFRTLDSMVRAKEVFGLTEFTIISQKFHNERAIYLAKSYDIHAIAFNAKDVPNRYSFKTRIREYLARTKASIDLLFNVGPKFLGKKINIK
- a CDS encoding DUF4153 domain-containing protein, whose translation is MKNLPLLIGSLLFSTLFYDQNIGLNLSLFSLLTILVLANYNRKAFKQKSVLAYTFIYLITATSIFLFQSSLAIIANCIAFLTLIGHVSERGSSIYVNWLNGIYTTIAGYFHKILNKPKTEENTQHKKDIDYLHLVKIIGIPLMIVLVFIGFYSNGNPLFHDFISKINFDFINLKWILFSALGYFLLINISTPIKVNPATENDLKIGNFLKNKKNISEENLKKENQLALILMVMLNTLIILFLITDIVYLVEIKDLNAAELSNQVHSGIYALIASIIMAIIIILYFFRGDLNFYKCNQTLKNLTYVWITLNLILVFSIVVKNYQYISSFGFTYKRIGVFVYLLLTLVGLLTTAKKVYNVKNLWYLFRVNSQIAFAILIISCAFNWDALITKYNLNYAATADFDYLVNLSNNNSFILKTYGDGIYSKGQSKYLADKKLKEYTSSLNERNWQEWSFDNLKIKSK
- a CDS encoding ubiquinone biosynthesis protein COQ4, with amino-acid sequence MKNRKKLLTWLFKKAQKLYGDLFLTRKPWGIKKNQLLNYPEDSFGKHLGLFLSKYNFELIPKGERHDAYHTLTGYKTNVEDEIALQYLCIGNGKRSLYAIGAATIGSIILPEYYRYYYKSFCIGKQANAFHHLNYKNLLLVSINDFREAIFSKKQVKSINS
- a CDS encoding winged helix-turn-helix domain-containing protein encodes the protein MSIITNINKAFDHRIRLGIMSILMVNEYADFNMLKELLGATDGNIASHTKALEKVEYIKVEKQFIGRKPNTRYSTTGLGRAEFKKHINALEKLINKS
- a CDS encoding DUF1801 domain-containing protein, with protein sequence MNPIDNYFISQKEPYQAIMLFVRSVILKTLPEVEERYSYKIPFYNCHKKPMIYINILKGKNYVDVAFVQGVLLEKEFSVLKNDNKRKQVRSIQLKTLGDLDYDVFVELLHAASKLLSESKRAWFID
- the kdsA gene encoding 3-deoxy-8-phosphooctulonate synthase encodes the protein MNLQDIPKIKHVSSNNFFLLCGPCAIEGEDMAMRIAEKVITITNKLEIPYIFKGSFKKANRSRIDSFTGIGDEKALEILAKVSEAFDVPTVTDIHEISDAALAAQYVDVLQIPAFLVRQTDLVVAAAKTGKVVNLKKGQFMSPEAMKHAVQKVKDAGSDKAWITDRGTMFGYQDMIVDFRGIPTMKQYAPVVLDVTHSLQQPNQTAGVTGGRPDMIETIARAGIVNNVDGLFIETHFDPANAKSDGANMLHLDNLENLLSNLVKIRKTVQSL